A genomic window from Scophthalmus maximus strain ysfricsl-2021 chromosome 17, ASM2237912v1, whole genome shotgun sequence includes:
- the kcnj19a gene encoding G protein-activated inward rectifier potassium channel 1 — MAALRRKFGEDYQVVNTNRATTFSAPAKKKRQRFVDKNGRCNVQHGNLGGETSRYLSDLFTTLVDLKWRWNMLIFILTYTIAWLVMASMWWIIAYIRGDLNHGHDSTYTPCVANVYNFPSAFLFFIETEATIGYGYRYITEKCPEGIILFLFQSLMGSIVDAFLIGCMFIKMSQPKKRAETLMFSQDAVISQRDGKLCLMFRVGNLRNSHMVSAQIRCKLIKSRQTPEGEFLPLDQCELDVGFGTGADQLFLVSPLTICHEINPKSPFFDLSQRSLMNEEFEIVVILEGIVETTGMTCQARTSYTEDEVLWGHRFLPVMSLEEGFFRVDYSQFHNTFEVPTPAYSVKEHEEKNSLPSPQSTPTPALTESQGARRGRVFSVDCINTAEERARQGGAGGRLPSKLQRMSSSGKEDLQRKVLMLSSQHPEKACSTGDLPLKLQRLSSSPVPEAETRLQLKSLKVGFEPMTQSTGDLYQQSLQTTLSPAPVLTHSPLPSAGGRPEDNLPAKLRKMNADR; from the exons ATGGCGGCACTTCGCAGGAAATTCGGCGAGGACTACCAGGTGGTCAACACCAACCGGGCCACCACTTTCTCGGCGCCGGCGAAGAAGAAGCGCCAGCGCTTCGTGGACAAGAACGGCCGCTGCAACGTGCAGCACGGGAACCTCGGCGGGGAGACGAGCCGGTACCTGTCGGACCTCTTCACCACCCTGGTCGACCTGAAGTGGCGCTGGAACATGCTCATCTTCATCCTGACCTACACCATCGCCTGGCTGGTCATGGCGTCCATGTGGTGGATCATCGCGTACATCCGGGGCGACTTGAACCACGGCCACGACTCGACCTACACCCCCTGCGTGGCCAACGTGTACAACTTCCCCTCGGCGTTCCTCTTCTTCATCGAGACCGAGGCCACCATCGGCTACGGCTACCGGTACATCACCGAGAAGTGCCCCGAGggcatcatcctcttcctcttccagtcGCTGATGGGCTCCATCGTGGACGCGTTCCTCATCGGCTGCATGTTCATCAAGATGTCGCAGCCCAAGAAGCGCGCGGAGACGCTCATGTTCAGCCAGGACGCGGTGATCTCGCAGCGCGACGGCAAACTGTGCCTCATGTTCCGCGTGGGCAACCTGCGCAACAGCCACATGGTGTCCGCGCAGATCCGCTGCAAACTCATCAAG TCTCGTCAGACGCCCGAGGGCGAGTTCCTGCCGCTGGACCAGTGCGAGTTGGATGTCGGCTTTGGGACGGGTGCGGACCAGCTCTTCCTGGTGTCGCCGCTCACCATCTGCCACGAAATCAATCCCAAGAGCCCCTTCTTCGACCTGTCCCAGCGCTCCCTCATGAACGAAGAGTTCGAGATCGTCGTCATCCTCGAGGGCATCGTGGAGACCACTG GTATGACATGCCAGGCGCGGACGTCGTATACCGAGGACGAGGTTTTATGGGGCCACCGTTTCCTGCCGGTGATGTCCCTCGAGGAGGGTTTCTTCAGGGTGGACTACTCTCAGTTCCACAACACGTTTGAGGTGCCGACGCCGGCGTACAGCGTCAAGGAGCACGAAGAGAAGAACTCACTGCCCTCGCCTCAGTCCACTCCCACACCGGCGCTCACGGAGAGCCAGGGCGCGCGGCGCGGACGGGTGTTTTCCGTGGACTGCATCAACACTGCGGAGGAGAGGGCGCGCCAGGGCGGGGCCGGGGGCCGCCTGCCCAGCAAGCTGCAGAGGATGAGCTCCTCTGGCAAGGAGGACCTGCAGCGGAAGGTGCTGATGCTCAGCTCCCAGCACCCGGAGAAGGCCTGCAGCACGGGGGACTTGCCGCTGAAGCTGCAGCGCCTCAGCTCCTCGCCGGTGCCCGAGGCGGAGACGCGGCTGCAGCTCAAGTCCCTCAAGGTGGGCTTCGAGCCCATGACCCAGTCCACCGGGGACCTGTACCAGCAGAGCCTTCAGACCACGCTGTCGCCCGCGCCGGTCCTCACGCACAGTCCCCTGCCCTCCGCCGGGGGGAGGCCGGAGGACAACCTGCCGGCGAAGCTGCGGAAGATGAACGCCGACCGCTGA